The following is a genomic window from Prevotella sp. E13-17.
TATCAAGTTCGAGGATGACGATTGTCCTTCGTTGTCGTTCTTTCCTTTCTGCAAGGAGATGCTTGATCGCTATGAGAAAGACTTGCGTATCAGTGTTATCACAGGTATGAACTATGATGAGATAACTCCTAATATGCCTTATGATTACTTCTTCACCACTACGTTCAGTATCAACGGGTGGGCCACATGGCGACGTGTCGTAGATCAGTGGGATGATGAGCAATATGCTTTTCTGGACGATACATTCAATATGCACCAGCTGGAGGCACTTATTAAGGAACGTAAGTATCAGAAAGACTTTGTGAAGTTCTGCCGCTATCACCGCTCATTGGGAAAGGCTTATTATGAAACACTCTTCCATGCTTCTATGTTCTTTAACTCTGGAATGAGCATCATCCCACGGGTTAATATGATTTCTAATGCCGGTGCTACCGATGAAGGAACACATTATTCCGGTAGTAACGACACCATTCCTCATGGTCTTCGACGTATTTTCACCATGAACCATCATGAGTTGACCTTCCCTTTGCGGCACCCGAAATACGTGAT
Proteins encoded in this region:
- a CDS encoding hemolysin activation protein produces the protein MKYYSAKTDVAVLVLFFNRPDMLRRLFAQIKKARPSKLLLYQDGPRSQADMEKMMQCREIVADAEIDWTCTVHRNYSEVNRGCDPSNYLSVKWAFSLYDKCIKFEDDDCPSLSFFPFCKEMLDRYEKDLRISVITGMNYDEITPNMPYDYFFTTTFSINGWATWRRVVDQWDDEQYAFLDDTFNMHQLEALIKERKYQKDFVKFCRYHRSLGKAYYETLFHASMFFNSGMSIIPRVNMISNAGATDEGTHYSGSNDTIPHGLRRIFTMNHHELTFPLRHPKYVIENVEYKQRAFRTMGWGHPWVKMGRSLEELWLNLKKGNFRRITSAVGNRIGIWMGHSKFD